ATGGCTCGCTTTAAGTGCTGTTAAGGAACATTTGAATCAATGCATAGCATCAAATCATTTGCTGTTAGCTGTAACCGTTTATGTAACATGTACTGTGATGCAAGTATTTGTATAAGGTGCATTACATTCAAGaatggtgtatgaatgacataAAATATAgttctaaacacacacatttgtcaaTGATATATCAACACTGATCTGCTAGAGGACAGTATGACTGCATACAAGATTTCTCTGCTGCATTTTCACACTATTGCACACATTACATAATTCATCCATCTGTTCTGTTCcactcaatgttttttttttaatcaaatttgctTTTCAGTGACAACCATGTATTTAGATATAGTGGATTAAATGCTCCTTTGTGGGTTGACAAAATCCCCCTGAGCTAATACAATATAACCCTTAAAGAACCCATTAATTCAGAACAAAAAGTTAAGCATTTGGAGATGTAATTAGGCCGTAGACTGTAGCTGCATCAGAGTTCATATctataaatgtttattaaattaaatcatttacAAAGCAAGGGATACAGTAATGTAATTTCTCACAATCATATTATCAGCCATGTAAATCATGAATAGTTGCTTGTTTTCTGATGACGTATTTTCCCCCGCATGTTGTTCATAGTTCATTGTTCAAAGCTTCTTCACATAGCTGGCTAGTTGAATTATCGGGAAACATTTTTTGTTCAATCATTTCAAGTTCTGGGAAATAATTAGTTGCACTGATTCTCTCATCCAGAGGTTACACATTAATATGAGGTTAATAATCAAACTCTGTGACTCTGAGTAAAGCTCTTGTCAGGAAATCTTTTGCGTTATGATTTTAAGAACATTTAAACATATGTTTTTCACTTTGGTTTTGGCGTTATGGTCGATTCTGTTCGGCCTCCATATTTTATCCATAGAGAAGTGAAAAGCAGGTTAACCTGTCGTTGATTTTCTTTCCTCCTGGTCTCACTAGAGAGAACCATTGAAGACCATGAGTCTGTTATGGAGGTGCTATCCGGCTGGGGAATGGACACCGACTGCCGGCTGTATTTTAGGAAAAATTATGCTAAATATGAATTCTTCAGGAAACCCTTGGTGAGTTTGTGACAacgttatactgtatatatatggtGATGGCTTCATACACATCATTTTGCCTTGGGATATCCTCTCTTTGATCAGACAGTGTTGTAATAAGTGATGTCGCTTTCACATTGGTAGGACTTTTTCCCGGATCACATGGTCTCCGTCTCCAGTGAAACCAATGGGATGGTGGATCACTCTCAGCTTATACAGGTATCCAGTTCTTTCTGTTTACGCTGCACTCTCTCTTTGCCCTTGAGTGCCAATTGCGAGGCTCTCAACCTCCCGTCTAAATGTGCTGTTACCTTAAGAGTCTACTGCATACTGCCACATAAGGACACATATTTCTCTACCCAACACAGACCTTTCTCAACTCCAGCACTTGTCCAGAGATACACGGACACCTCCATGCCAAAGAGCAAAGCAGGAAGTCTTGGaagaagttttattttgtcctGCGGAGGTCGGGGCTTTATTTCTCCAACAAGGGAACTTCCAAGgtcagtaaaacaaaatgactcATCTACACAATATTGTCTGCATTTTATGACCCTGATCAGACTAGTTTTACAGGTGAAAAACACGGGGCACACCGCACTGCTTTTTTGTTGCCCAATCAGAGCATTTTTTGCAATTTGCTGAATCTTTTAATGGTATGTGTCGCTTGGCAACCACCAAATGAGTGCTAACATTACCTCgttacaaaccatgaactgtacgtgcccaaatagttaatagtacagtttgaattaatgaaaacaacttacccGAAATCGCAAGTATCACACTAAtttgcctcctgctgttttctgttcagatcaaGGTAAGTCAGAAAGCTCAGGATATTCCAGCAAAAGTGACCACAATGAGAAAAAGCCCTAATAACGTCTGGTGCTTTCCGCTCcgatggtacatgtccacagcctccgtcctttccacgcttcccattcattgtctatgtaagcagccgtgcaatgcattctggtagcgtggcggcacgATTCGAGAGATGTGACGTCACGTTAgtcgctcctcatttgcataacgtTAAGGGCTAGgccactttatgcaaatcacgggcgtccgacgcgactcgccgcctctggaaactcccaaaAAACCTTTAAACTAACCCcatgtcgatccaaaataaagacagattcagcaactgcttggactgttttcagaaacacatgtCGGGTGAACCATCTTCgtaatataagagaagaaagtttcccaacgagccaccatgttggttccagtttgaaagctgggagcagcagcacatgagggaaagcgtttgtccaatcaggtgccttgtgccttgtgtctagtggcagcccatcaagctaCCAATGCGAGGCGATCCCTTGCGATAAAAAAActcccctgtggacatgtaccaggAGTTGAATCTTTTTCAACTCGAGGCGTTCAGGGCGCTCCTGTAGAAACACGAGGCCTACAGAGCGGATAAACGAGAGGCATAAAAGCAGCGCGCAAAACGCTTcactctcattgaaaacaattacaaaaagccgCAAAACACGCTCCGTCTGAGCTGATCCTATGAAACTCAGATTTCATGGGTTATTTGTTGCATACAATTAAAACCATTCTGTTGCATGCAATTCTATTTTAATGTGTATGTGTTGGTCCGTCATCCTCGCTTGAATTAAATGCATATACAGTAGTTTGCAGTGTTAaatcatgataaaaaaaaaaaaaatgcatggtaCCAATTGGAAAATTCAAATTCTTGGTTTAAGCTATGAAGATGCATCCTAGTCCTGCGTTGGTACACTATGGGGTCACCAGTTCATCCTCTGTATACATCTCACTCATGCTGCGAGAGGGCAGTGGAACAGGTTGAGCTTGATTTTCCTTAAGTCAGCTGGCACACCATCCAGGCAGAAACAGGACTCTCAAAGCTGCTGACAAGTGAAGCTTATACCTGGGCACCCGCCGTGCCAACACAACCACTTCTCAACTGCCTTCTTTTCCTCCAACAGTAGAGCTTTTGTTGTCGGGTGCGGGGAGGCTTTGGTATGGCGCCCACTTTTTACTCCAGCAGGTTTACCATTCATCTGTGGTCGGACACATTACTAGTCAGTCAGCACAGACGCTAACGGCTGTGGCATTACTTTAAATAAGGAAGTGGGACCGCTGCGTCACATGAAAGCAGAACAATGGGAATCTTTGTGCTTTTTTTGGATATTTATCTTTGGCACAATGTGGGTGTTCTCTGTCATGCATTTATAGGTCAACCACACCCAGAATGACTGATAGCACTGTTATTTATTGATACATATGCATTGTTTGAATCTAAGTGTGGTCCACCTCTGTCATAAATGAGCTCTTATGTTccttctagggctgtcaatcgattaaaatatttaatcgcgattaatcgcatgattgtccatagttaatcgcaattaaattgcacattttgtatctgtcaaaatataccttaaagggagatttgtcaagtatttaatactcttatcaacatgggagtgggcaaatatacttgctttatgtaaatgtatgtatatattttttattggaaattaattaacacaaaacaatgacagatattgtccagaaaccctcacaggtactgcatttagcataaaaatatgcttaaatcgtAACATgggaaactgcagcccaacaggcaacaacagctgtcagtgtgtcagtgtgctgactttaactatgacttgccccaaacggcatgtgattatcataaagtgggcatgtctgtattaTGGTTATTTTTTAATGGGTCACAGACATTCATCCATTCTAAATAGTAGCCTGCATTTTAATCTTGTTTTTTAATCTTGGCTATcggtcagaaaaaaaatcttaataggCATGTCTGCCCAAACAGAGCAAACTATTTTGTGTCGTCTTTACTCATCAGAGCATAATGAACAGATCACGCCGTAACTTTTGTtgtcaatatttttttcatttacattGTCTCTACAATGTCGACGAATACTTATCGTCAATTTTCGTGAGATGAATACTAGACCCCAAGCTTTGATTTAATGTTGCATGAAAGTTCATATCTTTACTgtacttttgttttattgtgaccTCTCTTTGTTTTACAGGAACCGAGGCATCTCCAGTTCATTGCCGACTTCAGTGACAGCGATGTCTACACATTGTTGTCAGCCAAAAAACTACACGGAGCACCTACAGATTACGGCTTCTGTGTCAAGGTACCATCGCTTTCTAGAAATACCAGAAACTGTACAAAAGGAGCCGAAGTAGGAGTATTGATCGTCTCCTTGTAACTTCTCTCTCCAGTCCACCAAGTGTAGTTCAGCCCGGGACTTGAAGCTGCTTTGTGCGGATGATGAGCAGACCAGGACCTGCTGGATCACCGCCATGCGCTTGTTAAAGGTTGGCTCGTTGATCGCTAACTGGTGATGTCTAAGAGGAGGAATGCTGAGTCAGCGCTAGAATCAGATTTAGCTTTGGGAGGAGGTCAAGGGAAACTATTGAGTGATGCTGGATTAGCACTCCCACTCTTTATAGAAGCAGCATGTGTTCATTGTCTGGATATCTGATGGATACACTTTAGAGCATTAGTCACTCTCCTGCTGCTCtataaataatatacaataaagcGCAACAGACTGGGAGTTATTTGTATCTGCTCCTTTTCATAACTACACTCCAGGTCTACTGGAAGTATTTTAAAGTTAACATGTAAGAAATATTTGGGATTAGAATTTAAAATGCTGACATTGTTCTGTGTTTCAGTATGGGATGGAACTGTACCAAAACTTCATTCAGCCACACCAGAAACAAAAAGCTTCACCAATGGTAAGCCGACGCTCTTATTTTTATGTCATGTATTTCACTTGAAAAtgccttaaaggaacagtgtgtaacaattaggtggttctatttgcagaaatggaatataatattaataactatgttttcattagtgtataatcacctgaaactaagaatcgttgcgttttcgttagcttagaatgagcccttcatatctacatagggagcgggtcctctacacggagtccgccatgtcactccgccatgtttctgcagtagcccagaacagacaaaccaaatgctgttaacttttcctgcttgggccggtgTCGATAACGTCACTCCCGTcgccaccactctctctctctctcttgcttcaccactcacttttcccacgtacacacacacacacaaagcactctactcttacaaaaACTGGCTCTACAGAGGGGCACTCATGTTTTTGTGACGGCCACCGTAGCAATCTACTATgttacatgcttggcacacaagAGAAGTTGtaatttggcggcatctagtggtgtggttgcagattgcaaccaactgagtacccctcctctcactcctccctttccaagactaacgtgagccacagagtgcaaaaccgtgttaacatcgttcacctcgctcagaggccatccttaccataataacactactttaggaacattggaagtcagacggcggctagcagtaccacggttttgcactctgcggctgcagtttcacaagcgtgtaggagagctacggtggccttaaggtaatgaaaaaaacgcaaaagtctctctctagaccagtgtttggtttgtctgttctggactacagtagaaacatggcagagcaacatggtagACTCCATGACGAGGACCCGctgtagatatgaacggctcattctaagctaacgaaaacccaacgattctcagtttcaggtgattatacactaatgaaaacatgaatattatattccatttctgctaatagatcccttgaaatgttacacactgttcctttaaaaggttACATCCTCActttaaaaatgttcttttgTAAGCGTATTAACAATGGATCTAAAGACTGTGGTAAAGGTCACTCATGCTGACTATTTCACACAAATTAACACAAAATCTGCAGCTTGCCTCAATGTCTAGTCTCTTTTAACATTACTGTAGCTCACAGTTTTGGTGTTTCAGCCCACAAACTGTGTTTATCAACCTTGTTTCTAGCCAAAGTAGGCAACTTTGTTTCAGCCAAAAAGCATCAGATAAACTACTTCAAAATAATACCTGCCAAGCACCAAATGACGGACTGATAAGGTTAGCAACAAGCTGGAaaacatgaagccaaaatatttTGCTCAGGAGTTGGTGAAGACCAAGTCAAAGCTAAAAGGAAAGGGGACAtgggacattttatagataaaCGTTTGCAAACAATATGTAACTTTATAAAGTGGTATTAAGTCAATGTTGTTTTTCCCAGgtgaccaaaaaaaaatccattaatgCGGCTTTAAAGCTAAATTTTCATGCATCCATTACAGGCCAACACATAGCAGTGTAGTGATATGATTTCATAGGACAAATGAGGCACCTTCAGTGTGTTAATGTGGGTTCGGTGTCTCAGAATAGCCTCAGACTCTACTGGGAGTATTTTCGTGGCAGTGAACACAATCTATTTATGGCGTTTGGACATGTTCATGAACCCCTCCACTTTCTAAAAATACAAAGTGATCAGCTGCTCTCAGATTTAACAACTCATCACCTCTTCTCTGCTGTCGGAGGGTCATATGTGACCAACAGCCTCGCCGAGAGGATTAGCTGGAGAGATAGGGGGAGTACATGAATCTGCCAAATGCAGGGTCAGCCTGCTGAGTCTTCAGCGGTTTACGTGACAGATTTAGCTAAACATGCTACCAGGAGAAAACTGCTCCCTACGATCAttggaaattaaataaaagctgTACTTGTATACAACATTAAGTAACATATTTATAAGGTATCTTATTGGATTTGGTGCAGATTGAATAAGAAGAACAGGAATGCCTCTATCCTCAACGTAAACACTGCTcactttgttttaatttaaattgtaAGCTTAGTAGGTGGTAGAGGAACAAATGTGGAAATTTAAAAGCTTCTCGGTAATCCTGATAAGAAGAATTTTCTTGAGTGTGTGCAGTGAGCCACTCACTATATGGCAGCTTAAAGGACTAAAATGTGCCCATGTGTCATTCTTTTCAAAGCCACTCTAATCCCTTTTCAATGGAGTTTTCTGTCTGGAATCATCTAGAAATGATGAAGATGGAGTCACGATACTCCGACACTAGATGGCAATACAATACCATAAGACAGCAGAAGGCAGTCTGCTTCCCTTTCACAGTACATAAAGGAAATAAAtgccaaaaagaaaagaaaaaaataatatggtTATTTTAATGCAGTAGTTTTTTGTGTCAtgacaaaataaagcaaaaacataatttatttaatgcacTGCTCAATTTTCAGATTTTGGGCCATTTTTCTTTCaaactagtggaaagaaaacatccaaaatacacatttaggtgtttatatTACTACAATTTGTCTATTTGCATTTGTAGATTTCTCTCAAATTCACCGAAAGTTAGCATTACATAAAACCTAATTTGCATATTCAAACATAAaacttcagaaaaaaaattgtaatacaaaaaaaaaattgtcttaatgtaagtaatcaaccataaaagtttcatggtgatatctattagtttttGTTTGTTACCCTGTTTACCTGTAGTGTTTTGCAAAATATATGAAATTTTGAAAAAACttacaaatacataaaataatacaaataaaatacaaaaaaataattgtcttaatgtaagtaatcaactatagggaagtttcatggtgatatctattagttaaatctTTTACCCTAgtcacctggggtgtctccccttaaaacaaaaataaacccaTGCAGTCAATACAAAGATAACATTTCAGTCTTTGTGTGCAATTTCAGAGAAGCATCTCAGAGAACTCACTGGTGGCCATGGACTTTTCTGGCCAAAAGAGCCGTGTGATTGAGAACCCGTCTGAGGCGCTGTCTGTGGCGGTGGAGGAAGGCCTGTCATGGAGGGTGAGTCACCTTTTGAAAACATGTACTCTCGACATTTTGGGGAACTTAATGAAATCTTTAAATTAAAGAGAGAATCtaggaaaaaaatattcaaatctcACCATATGCTCTTACAATTTACAAATGTATCATATCTGTTAATGTCCAGTGTAACAAGAGTTATTAAGAATTTACATAGTATAGTAACAGTGTATTCATAACGCAACAAAATAAAGCTGATAAGCATCTCTTAGTTGTAATTACCTTTAGAAAAACGGGATTAAATGAACATTACTTCAACTAATATTGTGGCTGTGACTCATTTCTCCCGTAGAGGAAGAGCTGTCACCGTCTGAGTGGCCATGGGAGCCCCTCCACGTCACAGAGCTCGGTGTCAAACATAGGTTTGTGGggcacttttttattattttccatttgctGTCTGTGCAAAGTGAAATAGATGACTTGGATTatgttgtttctctttgtgCTTCAGCCCTCCACTTGGCTCAGTCCTGGTTCCACGGCAAACTGTCTCGGGATGAGGCTCAGCGTCTGATCACTCAACAGGGTCTTATCGATGGGTAAGCACTTATACTCCTTTTTGCGTTTACATTATGTCATTAAAGGTTTATTGGTAGTACTGTAGCTAGACGTCTGGGCTTTCAGAATTTGGTGCTTGATCCACAACagtgaggctttttttttttccatttccacTTTTATGAAGGACAAGCCTGGTAGTACTGTTAATAAAGTGTaaattatacacacacattcaaatatACATTTTCACACTGACACTACAATAGTGCAGTTATGTGGTTGGTagttacaaaatataatcattaTAGAGTGTGATACAAGTATTTTAAGAAGAGAAACATTAGAATTATTGCATTATCACAGCATCTGAACGTATCTTTACAGCACTATTCTCTGGTTCACTGGTTCCCAATCTGGGGGTCCCGATCCCCattaggggtcgccaaagcttcacggggtgtcgcgaggccttcttgattttaaagggtgtaagacaactttttaaaaaaaatatatacagttggcctatatctcagcatttcattaatttctgtgaagaaaactaaatgaaagtttggattattatttaagctATAAATAGAATAAGGGCACGGTGAGGACCTCAACACAAGTTATTTTTTCAGAGCCTTCcttctctgctaaacagcctcgtcctgtaTTAGAAAAGTATGccgttaaaacaaccaaagagctaatagaactaTGGCCAAACGTCAGagacactgaatttgtcaaaaaaataaatgattaaatgactgcttaaaattaaaaaaaaagaactacaTAGAATTGTATTCAAAATTCctaaaaaataacaggaaaactcatctctgatgcaatatttacaggaaataatctgctcaaattcatccaaatcgcatcttttacacaaacttcctgcagttattgtgttcactatttgggttaattgtacggTTTATCAGTTGTTCGGTACAGTTATTGtgatgcattgaatataatatgaaatatccataaaatatgtcagaaataagaaaaaaggTTTGGAATGACTGGACTTCAAGAGACATTTTGTTTCATGTCATTCTTTAAACACTGGCAAATGCcacatgatgtgttcaaaggTGTTTTAGATTAATTGTTATCTATATTTTAGAGTGAGAATAACAGCTaacatttttcctttttgttttcagaGTATTTCTTCTGAGGGACAGCCAAAGCAACCCGAAGACATTTGTTCTGTCGCTGTGCCACATGCAGAAAATCAAACACTTTCAGATCTTACCTGTGAGTACAATCTACTGTTTGGATATACTATGTTCTTTTTATTAATCTTCCAAAACTACCTCCACATTTTAACCCGCATGTTCAGTAAATCATCTATATctcgtgtgtgtatgtgtgcatccTCCACTGCAGGTGGACGATGAAGGCGAGTTATTCCACAGTCTGGACGACGGCCACACGCGGTTCACTGACTTGATCCAGCTGGTGGAGTTTTACCAGCTAAACCGAGGGGTGTTGCCCTGCAAGCTCAAACACCACTGTGCCCAGATCACCCTGTGAACAAGGGACCCCAAGAGACCCCCGAGGGCCCACATGCACCTTAAACTCCAGGGCCTCTCTGGACAAACACTCCCAGTGTTCTCGTGccttgaagaagaagaaagagataCAGACTGAACAGCCATGCTAACTGAAACCACTGTTATCACCCACTATCGTCCACATTCATactattattttgtaattttcagAAAACAATTTGACAATAATAGACTGTATAATAACGGACTTACATGTGCTGAAGATGTGCAGTTGTGTCTTTGGCCCTGTAATGCGTGGCGGTAAATCCATTGTGCAAAGTCCAAACATGGCTTCTAGTGCTGTGTATTGTAGAGCTGGATGTGTACTGCAAACAGCTTGTGATTCTAACATCATGACAACAGTGAATTTTTcttatttacatacagtatctggAGTTTAAAATAGAATGTCTTCTGCAGTAATtatatatacatgtcatcaATTTTTATTTGAAACCATGTCATGCTGGGAATTGTAGTACACGACACCTCCGTCCTGTTAAATTTAAGTAAAACTAAGCTATCTTACTTTTCATTGTCATTGTATTTCTAAGTattcaggtattttttttttttttttttttttaaagaaaatgattGTTGTTTTCTATTTGAGAGCTAAAACGACCTCTCAGGAAGTGTCACTGTGCATGCTATGCCCTGTAAGCTGGACGCAGACTGCTgtagagacagaaggagaggtGACGTACAGGTGGAGAGAAACGGCACACGACCTCACTAGCCTGCACTAGCCTGcacattcattttaaatgtatgtgaTTCAATGAAATGTTTGTATTACATGAAATTAGTTGAGAGACATCggtaaaatatacatttcacCGATTTTAGATATAAGCCATTAAGATTTTGTGCGATTGATTTTGATCATATCTGAATTCAGTGTATAATGAAATTTAGGTTTTATATTTTCCAAAGATTCAGGTATTAACCCTGGCTtggtttttattttgatgttattgCCACTGCTGTTGTTTTCAAAAAAGCCGATAATGCATCAGCTTTTAAATCAGTGACATGATTGAAACAACCATCTTCTGTtagttgtttcttttcttttttttccagctggaTATCAGTGCATTGAACAATGAATGTCATGGACTGcatagttttatatatataaacaaagtCTGTTTGTAATGTATGATTTGTATGATTTATTGTCACATTTAACGATAAGCGGCACACTGTTGGTTAAACCCAAATTACAGTAATGTTTAAAAACTGCTGTAGTTCAGTACGCAGTGCAGTAAACTCTAATCTCAGAAGCCCGGATGAGATCTGGGACAGTGTAAACTCAGCCTTTACTATATAAAACAGTATATATTATAGTCTTTGTATGGTAAATAGGTTATGTTATGCAACGACAGACACTAAATCTCACTATAAAATGAAACCTGAGCCGTCCCATCAGCACACAGTGGGGCGCTTCTCTGCTCACAAAGATTTTTATAGTGAACACAtaagtcaggattttttttaatgagatcCGGCACATAGTTAAATTTAGTCGCACTATATATGTAGCCTATATGTACGGGACACATTAGCCGAACATTGTCACAAGTGTGATTCAATAAattctgtatataaatatacatacactaAGTATGTGTTCTCcacataaatcatttttataACCACTAGATGGTACTAGAAGCATTTTGCTTTTGCTGGTCCAGGTTTAtgtgtgaaataaaaatgtgtctaGAGCAATTTAAATTACATAATACATATAAAATGTGTCCAAGATGCAAGCTCATGTTGacttaaaaaaagttgttaagaAAACATTATAATGTAAAAGTTGTGCAACTAAGACTTCATTGGTGTTAAgcatgtaatattttatatgCAAAGGGTTCTCTGTGA
This DNA window, taken from Sebastes fasciatus isolate fSebFas1 chromosome 14, fSebFas1.pri, whole genome shotgun sequence, encodes the following:
- the grb14 gene encoding growth factor receptor-bound protein 14 isoform X1; the protein is MSDMNNALDGIHTSGSLGEKAEIFHSGKGNVSGFPSPALIPLRAPLPTPNAQKIRTALCKGNRSNKDKEESFSSPVPNPFPELIASTLSPLVSECLLPWTKSSATQVIKVYNEDNTSRAVEVPSDITARDICQLFVLKNHCIDDHSWTLFEHISHLGIERTIEDHESVMEVLSGWGMDTDCRLYFRKNYAKYEFFRKPLDFFPDHMVSVSSETNGMVDHSQLIQTFLNSSTCPEIHGHLHAKEQSRKSWKKFYFVLRRSGLYFSNKGTSKEPRHLQFIADFSDSDVYTLLSAKKLHGAPTDYGFCVKSTKCSSARDLKLLCADDEQTRTCWITAMRLLKYGMELYQNFIQPHQKQKASPMRSISENSLVAMDFSGQKSRVIENPSEALSVAVEEGLSWRRKSCHRLSGHGSPSTSQSSVSNIALHLAQSWFHGKLSRDEAQRLITQQGLIDGVFLLRDSQSNPKTFVLSLCHMQKIKHFQILPVDDEGELFHSLDDGHTRFTDLIQLVEFYQLNRGVLPCKLKHHCAQITL
- the grb14 gene encoding growth factor receptor-bound protein 14 isoform X4, with the protein product MNFHARRVTLPAITPLWLQKRVIKVYNEDNTSRAVEVPSDITARDICQLFVLKNHCIDDHSWTLFEHISHLGIERTIEDHESVMEVLSGWGMDTDCRLYFRKNYAKYEFFRKPLDFFPDHMVSVSSETNGMVDHSQLIQTFLNSSTCPEIHGHLHAKEQSRKSWKKFYFVLRRSGLYFSNKGTSKEPRHLQFIADFSDSDVYTLLSAKKLHGAPTDYGFCVKSTKCSSARDLKLLCADDEQTRTCWITAMRLLKYGMELYQNFIQPHQKQKASPMRSISENSLVAMDFSGQKSRVIENPSEALSVAVEEGLSWRRKSCHRLSGHGSPSTSQSSVSNIALHLAQSWFHGKLSRDEAQRLITQQGLIDGVFLLRDSQSNPKTFVLSLCHMQKIKHFQILPVDDEGELFHSLDDGHTRFTDLIQLVEFYQLNRGVLPCKLKHHCAQITL
- the grb14 gene encoding growth factor receptor-bound protein 14 isoform X3 yields the protein MLCTQPCIGWRSCPNSELCLAPNRGVIKVYNEDNTSRAVEVPSDITARDICQLFVLKNHCIDDHSWTLFEHISHLGIERTIEDHESVMEVLSGWGMDTDCRLYFRKNYAKYEFFRKPLDFFPDHMVSVSSETNGMVDHSQLIQTFLNSSTCPEIHGHLHAKEQSRKSWKKFYFVLRRSGLYFSNKGTSKEPRHLQFIADFSDSDVYTLLSAKKLHGAPTDYGFCVKSTKCSSARDLKLLCADDEQTRTCWITAMRLLKYGMELYQNFIQPHQKQKASPMRSISENSLVAMDFSGQKSRVIENPSEALSVAVEEGLSWRRKSCHRLSGHGSPSTSQSSVSNIALHLAQSWFHGKLSRDEAQRLITQQGLIDGVFLLRDSQSNPKTFVLSLCHMQKIKHFQILPVDDEGELFHSLDDGHTRFTDLIQLVEFYQLNRGVLPCKLKHHCAQITL
- the grb14 gene encoding growth factor receptor-bound protein 14 isoform X2, whose translation is MSDMNNALDGIHTSGSLGEKAEIFHSGKGNVSGFPSPALIPLRAPLPTPNAQKIRTALCKGNRSNKDKEESFSSPVPNPFPELIASTLSPLVSECLLPWTKSSATQVIKVYNEDNTSRAVEVPSDITARDICQLFVLKNHCIDDHSWTLFEHISHLGIERTIEDHESVMEVLSGWGMDTDCRLYFRKNYAKYEFFRKPLDFFPDHMVSVSSETNGMVDHSQLIQTFLNSSTCPEIHGHLHAKEQSRKSWKKFYFVLRRSGLYFSNKGTSKEPRHLQFIADFSDSDVYTLLSAKKLHGAPTDYGFCVKYGMELYQNFIQPHQKQKASPMRSISENSLVAMDFSGQKSRVIENPSEALSVAVEEGLSWRRKSCHRLSGHGSPSTSQSSVSNIALHLAQSWFHGKLSRDEAQRLITQQGLIDGVFLLRDSQSNPKTFVLSLCHMQKIKHFQILPVDDEGELFHSLDDGHTRFTDLIQLVEFYQLNRGVLPCKLKHHCAQITL